Proteins encoded in a region of the Longimicrobium sp. genome:
- a CDS encoding pyridoxal-phosphate dependent enzyme — protein sequence MFPFPSAADVFAAAARIRGFVRRTPLERSAWLSGIAGMDVHLKLENLQRTGSFKLRGAYNAIASLPPGQRARGLVTASAGNHGQGVALAASLIGIRPVVFVPATAPETKKRRIARF from the coding sequence GTGTTCCCGTTCCCCTCCGCCGCCGACGTGTTTGCCGCCGCGGCGCGGATCCGCGGGTTCGTGCGCCGCACGCCGCTGGAACGGTCGGCGTGGCTGTCCGGAATTGCGGGGATGGACGTTCACCTGAAGCTCGAGAACCTGCAGCGGACGGGATCGTTCAAGCTCCGCGGTGCGTACAACGCAATCGCCTCGCTTCCGCCCGGGCAGCGCGCGCGCGGGCTGGTCACCGCCTCGGCCGGGAACCATGGGCAGGGGGTGGCGCTGGCGGCGTCCCTCATCGGCATCCGCCCCGTGGTCTTCGTCCCCGCCACGGCGCCCGAAACCAAGAAGCGGCGCATCGCCCGCTTCG
- a CDS encoding BsuPI-related putative proteinase inhibitor, with product MPAILLIAVALALAACTPPAGGPAPRAGAGDAASPLIASLSVQPGADSVRLTLQVTNAGTTPVTLSFSSGQSYDFAVRSGGTTLWTWSADRSFMQALRTETLGAGETRTWSESWTPPRGTSGSLTAVATLTSTSHPVERSTEFRLP from the coding sequence ATGCCCGCCATCCTGCTGATCGCCGTTGCCCTGGCGCTGGCCGCCTGCACCCCGCCCGCCGGGGGTCCCGCGCCGCGGGCCGGCGCGGGCGATGCCGCGTCGCCCCTGATCGCCTCGCTGAGCGTGCAGCCCGGCGCCGACAGCGTGCGGCTGACCCTGCAGGTGACCAACGCGGGCACCACGCCGGTGACGCTGTCGTTCAGCTCAGGCCAATCGTACGACTTCGCGGTGCGCAGCGGCGGAACGACCCTGTGGACGTGGTCCGCCGACCGCAGCTTCATGCAGGCGCTGCGCACCGAGACTCTGGGCGCGGGGGAGACGCGCACCTGGTCGGAAAGCTGGACGCCGCCCCGCGGCACCAGCGGTTCGCTGACGGCGGTGGCGACGCTGACCTCCACCAGCCACCCGGTGGAGCGATCGACCGAGTTCCGGCTGCCGTGA
- a CDS encoding AtpZ/AtpI family protein — MPANPRDGKGPGAGDLAGVGLGFAASVALFLFLGMWADRRLGTSPWLLILGAFIGGTAGFWSMYRRLVVAPKQDDRETMDRK, encoded by the coding sequence ATGCCAGCGAATCCGCGGGATGGAAAGGGTCCAGGGGCAGGCGACCTGGCAGGTGTGGGACTGGGGTTCGCCGCGTCGGTCGCGCTCTTCCTGTTCCTGGGGATGTGGGCCGACCGCCGGCTGGGCACCTCGCCCTGGCTGCTGATCCTGGGCGCGTTCATCGGCGGTACGGCGGGCTTCTGGTCCATGTACCGGCGGCTGGTGGTGGCGCCGAAGCAGGATGACCGGGAAACGATGGATCGCAAGTGA